Proteins from a genomic interval of Chroococcidiopsis thermalis PCC 7203:
- a CDS encoding photosystem II protein, Psb35-related, whose translation MTILIALLVIGWVAASVIGTQAYFLGEQRKPIHDRNWRSKSFEKLAKSITGTDIDYSDRTPAYRMDAYTSNNLPG comes from the coding sequence ATGACTATTCTAATTGCACTATTGGTAATCGGTTGGGTAGCAGCTTCTGTCATCGGAACCCAAGCATATTTTTTAGGAGAGCAAAGAAAACCGATCCACGATCGCAACTGGCGTAGTAAGTCTTTTGAAAAGTTAGCCAAATCTATCACTGGTACTGATATAGATTACAGCGATCGCACTCCGGCATACCGGATGGATGCTTATACGAGCAATAATTTACCTGGTTAA